One Cohnella candidum genomic region harbors:
- a CDS encoding LacI family DNA-binding transcriptional regulator — MRPGIKQVAELAQVSIATVSHVINNTRYVSNEIKQKVYSAMEQLDYRPNAVAQSLRSQKSNTIGLIVPILPSDTSNFFFMTVAQGIQSTLKKHGYQMLLSNNTTEELEEEKEQIKLFNSKLIDGLIIASIAEDVGYLNDIVRSRYPVVFIDRKPEGYNGDHVVADGYGGSFNAVKLLAEKGHRRIGFVTGTLGISTSNERLEGYKKALAEQGLPYDPSLVKVASPSFESGYECAERLLAEGGITALFIANNVLTMGVMGCLQEKKIRIPEDLAVVGFDDYDWTKITTPPLTVIRQPSFEIGEKAAEAMIKRIEEGQDNPEFREYRLPTQLVLRGSC; from the coding sequence ATGAGACCAGGAATCAAACAGGTTGCGGAACTGGCGCAGGTTTCCATCGCGACGGTCTCGCATGTCATCAACAACACGAGATACGTCTCCAACGAGATCAAACAGAAAGTATACAGCGCGATGGAACAGCTGGACTACCGGCCCAACGCGGTCGCGCAAAGCTTGCGCAGCCAGAAATCGAATACGATCGGGCTGATCGTCCCGATCCTTCCTTCCGACACCTCCAATTTCTTCTTCATGACCGTGGCGCAGGGCATCCAAAGCACGCTGAAGAAGCACGGCTACCAGATGCTGCTGAGCAACAACACGACGGAGGAGCTGGAAGAGGAGAAGGAACAGATCAAGCTGTTCAACTCCAAACTCATCGACGGCCTGATCATCGCCTCGATCGCCGAAGACGTCGGATATTTGAACGATATCGTCCGTTCACGGTACCCGGTCGTCTTTATCGACCGCAAGCCGGAAGGCTACAACGGCGACCACGTGGTGGCCGACGGATACGGCGGATCCTTCAACGCCGTCAAGCTGCTGGCGGAGAAAGGGCATCGGCGGATCGGCTTCGTCACCGGAACGCTCGGGATTTCGACGAGTAACGAGAGGCTGGAAGGCTACAAGAAAGCTCTTGCCGAGCAAGGGCTTCCTTATGACCCGTCGCTCGTGAAAGTCGCTTCGCCCAGCTTCGAGAGCGGATACGAATGCGCGGAGCGGCTGCTCGCCGAAGGCGGCATCACCGCGTTGTTTATCGCGAACAACGTGCTCACGATGGGCGTCATGGGCTGCCTGCAGGAGAAGAAGATCCGCATTCCGGAAGATCTCGCGGTGGTGGGGTTCGACGATTACGATTGGACCAAGATCACGACGCCGCCGCTTACCGTGATCCGGCAGCCTTCCTTCGAGATCGGCGAGAAGGCCGCGGAGGCGATGATCAAGCGGATCGAAGAGGGCCAAGACAACCCGGAATTCCGGGAATACCGCCTGCCGACGCAATTGGTCTTGAGGGGCTCTTGCTGA
- a CDS encoding glycoside hydrolase family 52 protein — MSRNRFYNAHHAPIGAFASFTLGFKGAKGGLGLELGKPADQNVYVGLESASHPGVYQALPFFQSDEDESRRYDVEKEAAGEADGAPRIVPFADSDIRRELLLGTDTWEAGDLTFRIYSQARSVPEPSSASEAELKDTLVPAVLAELTVDNRIGTRSRRAYFGYQGNDPYSNMRFLDDTTGGALKGIGQGRMTAIATNDPEVRSALGFGLDKILGAKLEENWKFALGMNGALIADVPAGERKTFRFAVCFYRGGEATSGIDTRYYYTKQFANIDEVAAYALSRFDELKESCMQAEQLLEGAKLSDDQKFMLRHAIRSYYGSTQLLVRVNGDPLWVVNEGEYRMMNTFDLTVDQLFYELKMNPWTVRNELDLFTERYSYRDTVRFPNDPTEYPGGLSFTHDMGVGNVFSRPEYSSYEMFGIDDCFSHMTHEQLVNWVLCAAVYVHQTGDRAWLDRNFGIVEECFQSMLNRDHPDPAKRNGLMALDSSRTMGGAEITTYDSLDVSLGQARNNIYMGGKCWAAYVALERLFGERGKAELAREAGQQAERCAATIAAQLTDQGYIPAVIGEGNDSRIIPAIEGLVFPYATGCEEALDREGRFVGYLKSLSTHLATVLVPGVCLFADGGWKLSSTSNNSWLSKIYLCQFIARRIMGLEWIDAGRAADAAHVEWLTHPELSYWSWSDQILAGEIIGSKYYPRGVTSILWLEE, encoded by the coding sequence ATGAGCCGCAACCGCTTTTACAATGCCCACCATGCGCCGATCGGCGCCTTCGCCAGCTTCACGCTCGGTTTCAAGGGAGCCAAGGGAGGCCTCGGCCTCGAGCTCGGCAAGCCGGCGGACCAGAACGTATACGTCGGATTGGAGTCGGCTTCCCATCCCGGCGTGTATCAGGCGCTCCCCTTCTTCCAGTCGGATGAGGACGAGAGCAGAAGGTACGACGTGGAGAAGGAAGCGGCCGGCGAAGCGGACGGCGCCCCGCGGATCGTGCCCTTCGCCGATTCCGACATTCGCCGGGAGCTGCTGCTCGGCACGGATACTTGGGAAGCCGGGGATCTGACGTTCCGGATCTACTCCCAGGCCCGTTCCGTTCCCGAGCCGTCCTCCGCATCGGAAGCGGAACTGAAGGATACGCTGGTGCCCGCCGTCTTGGCGGAGCTGACGGTCGACAACCGGATTGGAACGAGGTCCCGCCGCGCGTACTTCGGGTACCAAGGCAACGATCCGTATTCCAACATGCGTTTTCTGGACGATACGACCGGCGGTGCCTTGAAAGGGATCGGACAAGGCCGCATGACCGCGATCGCGACCAACGACCCGGAAGTAAGGTCCGCGCTGGGCTTCGGGCTGGACAAAATCCTCGGCGCCAAGCTGGAGGAGAACTGGAAGTTCGCGCTCGGCATGAACGGCGCATTGATCGCGGACGTCCCCGCGGGAGAACGTAAAACGTTCCGGTTCGCCGTTTGCTTCTACCGCGGCGGCGAAGCGACTTCCGGCATCGACACGCGTTATTACTACACGAAGCAGTTTGCGAACATCGACGAGGTCGCGGCTTACGCGTTGTCCCGTTTTGATGAGCTGAAGGAATCTTGCATGCAGGCGGAGCAGCTGCTGGAAGGCGCGAAGCTGAGCGACGACCAGAAGTTCATGCTCCGGCACGCCATCCGCAGCTACTACGGCAGCACCCAGCTGCTGGTCCGCGTGAACGGCGATCCGCTCTGGGTCGTCAACGAAGGCGAGTACCGGATGATGAACACGTTCGACCTGACCGTCGACCAGCTGTTTTACGAGCTGAAAATGAACCCTTGGACGGTCCGAAACGAGCTCGACCTGTTTACGGAAAGATACAGCTACCGGGATACGGTGCGTTTCCCGAACGATCCGACGGAGTATCCCGGCGGGCTGAGCTTTACGCACGACATGGGCGTCGGCAACGTGTTTTCGAGACCGGAGTACTCGTCCTACGAGATGTTCGGCATCGACGATTGCTTCTCGCACATGACGCACGAGCAGCTGGTGAACTGGGTGTTGTGCGCGGCGGTGTATGTCCATCAAACGGGAGACCGGGCGTGGCTCGACCGGAATTTCGGCATCGTGGAGGAATGCTTCCAAAGCATGCTGAACCGCGACCATCCCGATCCGGCCAAGCGCAACGGCCTCATGGCGCTGGACAGCTCCCGTACGATGGGCGGCGCGGAAATCACGACGTACGACAGTCTCGACGTCTCGCTCGGCCAAGCGCGCAATAACATTTACATGGGCGGCAAGTGCTGGGCCGCATACGTCGCGCTGGAGCGGCTGTTCGGCGAGCGCGGGAAGGCGGAACTCGCCCGGGAAGCCGGCCAGCAGGCGGAACGGTGCGCGGCGACGATCGCGGCCCAGCTGACGGACCAAGGATATATTCCGGCGGTCATCGGGGAGGGCAACGATTCCCGCATCATTCCCGCCATCGAGGGACTCGTGTTCCCTTACGCGACGGGATGCGAGGAGGCGCTTGACCGGGAGGGGCGGTTCGTCGGATACTTGAAGTCGTTAAGCACCCACTTGGCGACGGTGCTCGTGCCCGGCGTGTGCTTGTTCGCGGACGGCGGCTGGAAGCTGTCCTCCACGAGCAACAACTCCTGGCTCAGCAAAATCTACTTGTGCCAATTCATCGCCCGCCGCATCATGGGCCTGGAGTGGATCGACGCAGGCCGCGCGGCGGATGCGGCGCACGTGGAATGGCTGACCCATCCGGAGTTGTCTTATTGGAGCTGGAGCGACCAGATCCTCGCGGGAGAAATCATCGGGAGCAAATATTATCCGCGCGGCGTCACGAGCATTTTGTGGCTGGAGGAGTAA
- a CDS encoding carbohydrate ABC transporter permease, whose translation MRNRRTGSDLAFDLVSYATLGLFTLLILYPLYFIVIASVSDPNGIFNGEVWLWPKDLTFDGYRRIFSEPTIWTGYRNSVFYAIVSAFVSAALVIMAAYPLSRKDFFGRNAFMTFFVLTLFFNGGIIPSYLLMKQLHLIDTMWAVVLPGAVDAFLIIIAKTFFQELPDELREAAAIDGCRNIRYLWSIVLPVSKPILAVLVLFAVVRQWNGFFDALIYLSDAHKFPLQLVLRNILIQNQPSGNLVNDIDTLLAKQRVTELIKFGVIIVAALPLLVLYPFLQRYFVKGVMIGSIKG comes from the coding sequence ATGAGAAACCGCAGAACGGGATCGGACCTCGCGTTCGACCTCGTCAGTTACGCCACGCTCGGCCTTTTCACGCTGCTGATTTTGTATCCGCTCTATTTCATCGTCATCGCCTCGGTCAGCGACCCGAACGGCATTTTCAACGGCGAAGTCTGGCTGTGGCCCAAAGATCTCACGTTCGACGGCTACCGGAGGATTTTCAGCGAACCGACGATCTGGACCGGTTACCGGAACTCGGTATTCTACGCGATCGTCAGCGCCTTCGTCAGCGCGGCGCTCGTCATCATGGCGGCCTACCCGCTGTCGAGGAAAGATTTTTTCGGCCGGAACGCGTTCATGACCTTCTTCGTCCTCACGCTGTTTTTCAACGGCGGCATCATTCCGTCCTACCTGCTCATGAAACAGCTGCATCTGATCGACACGATGTGGGCCGTCGTGCTTCCCGGAGCGGTGGACGCCTTTCTCATCATCATCGCGAAAACGTTTTTCCAGGAACTTCCGGATGAGCTCCGGGAAGCCGCCGCGATCGATGGCTGTCGGAACATCCGCTACTTGTGGAGCATCGTGCTGCCCGTCTCCAAGCCCATTCTCGCGGTCCTCGTGCTGTTTGCGGTCGTGCGCCAATGGAACGGATTTTTCGATGCGCTGATTTATTTGAGCGACGCCCACAAGTTCCCGTTGCAGCTGGTGCTGCGGAACATTCTGATCCAGAACCAGCCTTCCGGCAACCTGGTCAACGATATCGATACGCTGCTGGCGAAGCAGCGGGTCACCGAGCTGATCAAGTTCGGCGTCATCATCGTCGCGGCGCTGCCGCTGCTGGTACTGTACCCGTTCCTTCAACGCTATTTCGTCAAAGGCGTCATGATCGGTTCGATTAAGGGGTAA
- a CDS encoding ABC transporter permease, whose amino-acid sequence MTARNRRGSPALHARLKNIRNNYELYFLILFPVAYFAIFKYWPMYGVQIAFKDFSASQGIWGSPWIGFDNFQRFFDSYNFTEIIRNTVYLSLLNLAIAFPVPIAVAVFLNQLRREKLKRFIQTTIYAPYFISTVVLVGMMFVFLSPSSGLVNQIIRLFGGQPVLFMGESGWFRPLYILSTVWQETGFASVVYLAALTGIDPHLHEAAVVDGASKWQRIRNIDLPGIAPTIVVLFILAVGNLMNVGFEKAFLMQTDLNVDVSEIIPTYVYKIGIQRAEYSFSAAIGLFNAVINLVLLLFVNKAAKKISGNGLF is encoded by the coding sequence ATGACAGCCAGGAACCGACGCGGCTCGCCGGCTTTGCACGCCCGGCTCAAAAACATCCGGAACAATTACGAGCTGTATTTCCTGATTTTGTTTCCGGTCGCCTACTTCGCGATTTTTAAATATTGGCCGATGTACGGCGTCCAAATCGCGTTCAAGGACTTCAGCGCGTCCCAAGGGATTTGGGGCAGCCCCTGGATCGGATTCGACAACTTCCAACGGTTTTTCGATTCCTACAACTTCACGGAAATCATCCGCAACACCGTGTATCTGAGCCTGCTGAACCTGGCGATCGCGTTCCCGGTGCCCATCGCCGTCGCGGTGTTCCTGAACCAGCTTAGGCGGGAGAAGCTGAAACGGTTCATCCAGACGACCATCTATGCGCCGTACTTCATCTCCACGGTCGTCCTCGTCGGCATGATGTTCGTGTTCCTGTCACCTTCCAGCGGGCTCGTGAACCAAATCATCCGGCTGTTCGGCGGCCAGCCCGTCCTGTTCATGGGCGAGTCGGGCTGGTTCCGGCCCTTGTACATTCTCTCCACCGTCTGGCAGGAAACGGGATTCGCGTCGGTCGTGTACCTGGCGGCTCTCACCGGCATCGATCCCCATTTGCACGAAGCAGCCGTCGTGGACGGCGCCAGCAAATGGCAGCGGATCCGCAACATCGACCTGCCGGGCATCGCGCCGACGATCGTCGTCCTGTTCATTCTCGCGGTCGGCAACTTGATGAACGTCGGTTTCGAGAAGGCGTTCCTCATGCAGACGGACCTGAACGTCGACGTCTCCGAAATCATACCGACCTACGTATACAAGATCGGCATCCAGCGGGCGGAGTACAGCTTCTCCGCGGCGATCGGCCTGTTCAACGCGGTCATCAATCTCGTGCTGCTCCTGTTCGTCAACAAGGCGGCCAAAAAAATCAGCGGGAACGGACTGTTCTAG
- a CDS encoding alpha-glucuronidase family glycosyl hydrolase, with product MNPVSTDSGYACWLRYEYIENASLRESYLSSCSCYSLLGDSFILMNARKQLAEALSSMLGRVPTESDTGGIIAGTIDSSTELRQITAQYDFDELGEEGYVIHSETEGPIYLAAASDKGVLYAVFHLLRLLQLGANVRNIHIGEKPANALRMINHWDNMDGSVERGYAGRSIFYRDNGFIPHTDRLEDYARLLASVGINAITINNVNVHPRETELITAGLLPDVAKVADLFRGYGIRLYLSINFAAPIEIGGLETADPLDPNVAAWWRDKAKEIYDYVPDFGGFLVKADSEFRPGPFTYGRNHADGANMLADALAPYGGEVIWRCFVYNCLQDWRDRSTDRAKAAYDHFKPLDGQFRDNVLLQIKNGPMDFQVREPVSPLFGGLKATSTLLEVQIAQEYTGQQRHLCYLVPQWKEVLDFDTFARGEGSSVAKAASGALFGRSRGGMAAVSNVGDDANWTGHLLAQANLYGYGRLAWSPALGADEIAKEWIMQTFGRDLTIINIIQNMLLSSLEIYESYTAPLGVGWMVNPHHHYGPNVDGYEYSKWGTYHFADHEGIGVDRTAGTGTGYASQYHPPQSARYESLADCPDELLLFFHHVPYTHVLKSGKTVIQHIYDSHFEGAEQAADLLAQWNSLEGRIDEGCFRQVRERLIHQEEHAREWRDVINTYFYRKSGIPDERSRKIY from the coding sequence ATGAATCCGGTTTCGACGGACAGCGGCTATGCTTGTTGGCTGCGTTACGAATACATTGAAAACGCTTCCCTGCGTGAAAGTTACTTATCAAGCTGTTCGTGTTACTCCCTTCTGGGAGATTCCTTCATCCTCATGAACGCCCGGAAGCAACTGGCCGAGGCGTTATCCTCCATGCTCGGGAGAGTGCCGACGGAGAGCGACACAGGCGGCATTATCGCCGGAACGATCGACAGTTCGACCGAACTACGGCAAATAACCGCTCAATATGATTTCGATGAGCTGGGTGAAGAGGGCTACGTCATCCACTCAGAGACGGAGGGGCCGATTTACCTGGCCGCCGCCTCCGACAAGGGTGTTCTTTACGCGGTCTTTCATTTACTGAGGTTGCTCCAACTGGGAGCCAACGTCCGCAATATCCACATCGGCGAAAAACCGGCAAACGCGCTGCGCATGATCAACCACTGGGACAACATGGACGGTTCCGTCGAGCGGGGATATGCGGGGCGGAGCATTTTTTACCGCGATAACGGCTTCATACCGCACACGGATCGCCTCGAAGACTATGCGCGGCTGCTCGCTTCCGTGGGCATCAACGCGATAACGATTAACAATGTGAACGTTCATCCGCGGGAAACGGAGCTGATCACGGCTGGGCTTCTTCCCGATGTTGCAAAAGTCGCAGATCTCTTCCGCGGCTACGGCATCCGGCTGTATTTGAGCATCAATTTCGCTGCGCCCATCGAGATCGGAGGACTGGAGACGGCCGATCCGCTGGACCCCAACGTCGCCGCTTGGTGGCGGGATAAGGCAAAGGAAATCTACGATTACGTGCCGGACTTCGGCGGCTTTCTGGTCAAAGCCGACTCCGAGTTCCGGCCGGGCCCGTTCACCTACGGCAGAAACCACGCGGACGGCGCCAATATGCTGGCGGACGCGTTAGCACCGTACGGCGGCGAGGTCATTTGGCGCTGCTTCGTCTACAACTGCCTGCAGGACTGGCGCGATCGCTCGACGGATCGGGCCAAAGCCGCATATGACCATTTTAAGCCGCTCGACGGACAATTCCGGGATAACGTGTTGCTGCAGATCAAAAACGGGCCGATGGACTTCCAGGTCCGGGAGCCCGTATCCCCGCTATTCGGCGGGTTGAAGGCAACCAGCACTCTACTGGAAGTGCAGATCGCGCAGGAATATACCGGCCAGCAGAGGCACCTCTGCTATCTCGTTCCGCAGTGGAAGGAAGTGCTCGATTTCGATACGTTCGCCCGCGGCGAGGGTTCATCCGTAGCTAAAGCCGCGAGCGGAGCATTGTTCGGCAGAAGCCGCGGCGGCATGGCCGCCGTATCCAATGTGGGGGACGACGCCAACTGGACCGGTCACCTGCTCGCTCAGGCGAATTTGTACGGGTATGGCAGGCTGGCCTGGAGCCCGGCACTAGGCGCCGATGAAATCGCCAAAGAATGGATCATGCAGACTTTCGGCCGCGACCTCACGATAATCAATATCATCCAAAACATGCTCCTCAGCTCTCTGGAAATCTACGAATCTTACACGGCACCGCTCGGCGTCGGCTGGATGGTCAATCCCCATCACCATTACGGCCCGAACGTCGACGGCTACGAATATTCCAAGTGGGGCACCTACCATTTCGCGGATCACGAGGGAATCGGCGTCGACCGCACCGCGGGCACCGGTACCGGATATGCCTCACAGTACCATCCGCCCCAATCCGCCAGATACGAATCGCTCGCCGATTGCCCGGATGAGCTGCTGCTGTTCTTCCACCATGTACCGTACACGCATGTGCTGAAGTCCGGCAAAACCGTCATCCAGCATATTTACGACTCCCATTTCGAGGGAGCGGAACAGGCTGCCGATCTGCTCGCCCAGTGGAATTCTCTCGAAGGCCGGATCGACGAAGGGTGCTTCCGCCAAGTGCGCGAGCGGCTCATCCACCAGGAGGAGCACGCCCGGGAATGGCGCGACGTCATCAACACCTACTTCTACCGCAAATCCGGCATTCCCGACGAACGGAGCCGCAAGATTTACTAG
- a CDS encoding aldo/keto reductase, whose amino-acid sequence MEYRELGRTGLKVSEISFGTWAIGGSWGQTDEGESLRALAKAIDEGVNFFDTADVYGDGRSERLLAKATKGMEDKIHVATKFCRAGDIHDPQTYSYEKVNAWCEASLRRLERETIDLYQIHCPPLAILQDGSVFDVLDRLQREGKIRAYGVSVESVEEGLLCLERPGVQALQIIFNIFRQKPIERLLPEAARTKTGLLVRLPLASGLLTGKFKAGSAFEADDHRNFNRDGQQFNVGETFAGLPFEKGVELSQELAWIARERGGSMTHAALRWILDFPEITCAIPGFKNVRQVEDNLASLGVPSFSEAERARLREFYAAQVHEHIRGSY is encoded by the coding sequence ATGGAATACCGGGAACTCGGCAGAACCGGTTTGAAAGTGAGCGAAATCAGCTTCGGAACGTGGGCCATCGGCGGCTCATGGGGTCAGACGGACGAGGGGGAATCGCTTCGGGCGCTGGCCAAAGCGATCGACGAAGGCGTCAATTTCTTCGATACGGCGGACGTCTACGGGGACGGCAGAAGCGAGCGGCTGCTCGCCAAAGCGACGAAAGGCATGGAGGATAAAATCCACGTCGCCACGAAATTTTGCCGTGCCGGCGACATTCACGATCCGCAAACCTACTCCTACGAGAAGGTAAACGCGTGGTGCGAAGCGAGCCTGCGGAGGCTGGAACGGGAGACGATCGACCTGTACCAGATCCACTGCCCGCCTCTCGCGATCCTGCAGGACGGCTCCGTTTTTGACGTTCTGGATCGGCTGCAGCGGGAAGGCAAGATCCGCGCTTACGGAGTCAGCGTGGAATCGGTGGAAGAAGGGCTTCTGTGCCTGGAGAGGCCGGGCGTTCAAGCGCTGCAAATCATTTTCAACATTTTCCGTCAGAAGCCGATCGAACGGCTGCTTCCGGAAGCGGCGCGCACGAAGACGGGTTTGCTCGTCCGCCTTCCGCTCGCAAGCGGTCTGCTGACCGGCAAATTCAAAGCCGGATCCGCATTCGAGGCCGACGACCATCGTAACTTTAACCGGGACGGCCAGCAGTTCAACGTCGGCGAAACGTTCGCTGGCCTTCCGTTCGAGAAAGGCGTCGAGCTTTCGCAAGAGCTGGCTTGGATCGCACGGGAGCGGGGAGGCAGCATGACGCACGCCGCGTTGCGCTGGATACTCGATTTCCCCGAGATCACGTGCGCGATTCCGGGCTTCAAAAACGTCCGGCAAGTCGAAGACAATCTGGCTTCTCTTGGCGTCCCGTCGTTTTCGGAAGCGGAGCGCGCGCGGCTGCGCGAGTTTTACGCCGCGCAGGTACACGAGCATATTCGCGGATCTTATTGA
- a CDS encoding extracellular solute-binding protein has translation MHKKVSTLLALVVATALTLSACSGGKNEENSASPSTGASSAGSSASASPSGDGGAASFPLKQKITLKAVSPRPALAPSDFNELEIAKKIEAATNVHIEWETIVDTDYQEKKNLLIASGSLPDFFYGAGFSDAELMKYGKDGTIIPLNDLIDKHMPNLKALFDKRPDLKALVTAPDGNIYSLPSGEELGTGQETIGSNPDFLYINQDWLDKLKLSMPTTIEEYHNVLKAFKTQDPNGNGKADEIPLTFMNAFWTGDIGYLFGAFGMPDKTYQPGNNAYAEHLNVDNGKVSYAAVQPQFKQALAYFHQWFEEGLVDKESLTQDVTQYFAKGKSDPETLGSFLWWDHTDVVADRDKHYPIVPPFKDMVVKFNNGGSGVGRGGSVITKDDKNPELTAQWLDYLYEPHTAAEVRWGPVGVWFDQDASGKLVQKSDLQNPGEFRQKVQLGPSAAGVITGEDFQKVVAPEARAQQRMDDIKNIFVPQMQKEKFPDIFFTEDELKKIEQLKPDIQTFTDSQRAKFLLNGVTDGEWDQYVDKLKKMGLDDLLKIYQDGYDRYMAAQK, from the coding sequence ATGCATAAGAAAGTGTCCACTCTTCTGGCGCTCGTCGTCGCGACGGCGCTCACGCTAAGCGCCTGCAGCGGCGGCAAAAACGAGGAAAATTCGGCTTCTCCGTCCACCGGCGCTTCTTCGGCCGGCAGCAGCGCATCGGCGTCCCCGAGCGGCGACGGCGGCGCGGCGTCTTTCCCGCTGAAACAGAAGATCACGCTGAAAGCCGTATCCCCGAGGCCGGCGCTCGCGCCCAGCGATTTCAACGAACTCGAGATCGCCAAAAAAATAGAAGCCGCGACGAATGTGCATATCGAGTGGGAGACGATCGTCGACACCGATTACCAGGAGAAAAAGAACCTGCTGATCGCCAGCGGCAGCCTGCCGGATTTCTTCTATGGCGCGGGATTCTCCGACGCCGAACTGATGAAATACGGCAAAGACGGCACCATCATCCCGCTTAACGACCTCATCGATAAACATATGCCGAACCTGAAGGCGCTTTTCGACAAGCGGCCGGACTTGAAAGCGCTCGTCACCGCCCCGGACGGCAACATCTACTCATTGCCGAGCGGCGAAGAGCTCGGCACGGGCCAAGAGACGATCGGCTCCAACCCGGATTTCCTGTACATCAACCAAGACTGGCTGGATAAGCTGAAGCTTTCCATGCCGACGACGATCGAAGAGTACCACAACGTCCTCAAGGCGTTCAAAACGCAGGACCCCAACGGCAACGGCAAAGCCGACGAAATCCCGCTGACGTTCATGAACGCGTTCTGGACGGGGGACATCGGCTATCTGTTCGGCGCCTTCGGCATGCCGGACAAAACCTATCAGCCGGGCAACAACGCCTACGCCGAGCACCTGAACGTGGACAACGGCAAAGTATCGTACGCCGCCGTCCAGCCCCAGTTCAAGCAAGCGCTGGCCTATTTCCATCAATGGTTCGAGGAAGGCTTGGTCGACAAGGAGTCCCTCACGCAGGACGTCACGCAATATTTCGCCAAAGGCAAAAGCGATCCGGAAACGCTCGGCTCGTTCCTGTGGTGGGACCATACGGACGTCGTCGCCGACCGCGACAAGCATTATCCGATCGTGCCGCCGTTCAAGGACATGGTCGTCAAATTCAACAACGGCGGCTCGGGCGTCGGACGCGGCGGTTCCGTCATCACGAAGGACGACAAAAATCCGGAGCTGACGGCGCAATGGCTGGACTACCTGTATGAGCCGCACACGGCGGCCGAAGTCCGTTGGGGTCCGGTCGGCGTCTGGTTCGACCAGGACGCGAGCGGCAAACTCGTGCAGAAATCCGACCTGCAGAATCCGGGCGAATTCCGCCAGAAAGTGCAGCTTGGGCCGAGCGCGGCCGGCGTCATTACCGGCGAAGATTTCCAAAAGGTCGTCGCTCCGGAAGCGCGCGCCCAGCAGCGGATGGACGACATCAAGAACATTTTCGTTCCGCAGATGCAGAAGGAGAAGTTCCCGGACATTTTCTTCACCGAAGACGAGCTCAAAAAGATCGAACAGCTTAAGCCGGACATTCAGACGTTCACCGACTCCCAGCGCGCGAAATTCCTGTTGAACGGCGTTACGGACGGCGAATGGGATCAGTACGTGGATAAATTGAAGAAAATGGGTCTCGACGATTTGCTGAAGATTTACCAAGACGGTTACGACCGTTATATGGCCGCGCAAAAATAA